A window from Nitrospira sp. ND1 encodes these proteins:
- a CDS encoding sulfate/molybdate ABC transporter ATP-binding protein yields the protein MKIEVRGLTKTFGSATAVGGVSFVVNEGELLGLLGPSGSGKTTVLRLIAGLEVPTAGDIFIDGKRVNDLTVQERNIGFVFQHYALFKHLTVFDNIAFGLKIKKWNRRDIEQRVTELLALMSLEGLGGRYPHQLSGGQRQRVAIARALAPRPSVLLMDEPFGAVDAKVRQELREWLIRLHTDLNVTSLFVTHDQEEAMEVSGRIIVFSKGKLEQAGSPADVYEEPATEFVARFIGSMNIVAGVVRRGQVQVGSLEFPAPGFSDGQTLQVGFRPYYVKVAEDPTRYRQQAKLRHIYFLGVAYRLEIETPDGLILRSRMNKEEFRRCRFTVGQAVSFAVTHFRILPQEGTSPSPGAEAGKPITGPLTP from the coding sequence CGAAGGAGAATTGCTCGGTCTGCTCGGACCAAGCGGCAGCGGAAAAACCACGGTGCTGCGATTGATCGCCGGCCTGGAGGTTCCGACCGCCGGCGATATCTTCATCGACGGCAAACGGGTGAACGACCTCACCGTGCAGGAACGTAATATCGGCTTCGTCTTCCAGCATTACGCTCTATTCAAACACCTGACGGTCTTCGACAACATCGCCTTCGGTCTCAAAATCAAAAAGTGGAACCGGCGTGACATCGAACAACGCGTCACGGAACTGCTCGCACTCATGAGCCTCGAAGGACTGGGCGGTCGGTATCCGCATCAACTATCCGGCGGCCAACGACAGCGAGTCGCCATCGCCCGCGCCCTGGCCCCGCGCCCGTCGGTCTTGCTGATGGACGAACCGTTCGGCGCCGTCGATGCGAAGGTGCGGCAGGAGTTGCGCGAGTGGCTCATCCGCCTGCATACGGACCTGAACGTCACCAGCCTGTTCGTGACACACGATCAGGAAGAAGCGATGGAAGTGTCCGGCCGCATCATCGTGTTCTCCAAAGGCAAATTGGAACAGGCCGGATCTCCCGCTGATGTGTATGAAGAACCCGCCACCGAGTTTGTCGCCCGCTTCATCGGTTCGATGAATATCGTGGCCGGCGTTGTGCGGCGCGGGCAGGTCCAGGTCGGCTCGCTCGAATTCCCTGCCCCCGGCTTTTCCGACGGTCAGACGCTGCAAGTGGGCTTTCGTCCCTACTACGTAAAGGTAGCGGAAGATCCTACGCGGTACCGTCAGCAGGCGAAACTACGACACATCTACTTCCTGGGCGTGGCCTACCGACTCGAAATTGAAACCCCGGATGGACTCATCCTCCGCTCCCGCATGAACAAGGAAGAATTTCGGCGCTGCCGCTTCACCGTGGGCCAAGCCGTCTCGTTCGCTGTCACCCATTTCCGCATTCTTCCCCAGGAAGGCACGAGCCCCTCGCCGGGCGCAGAGGCCGGAAAACCGATCACCGGGCCACTGACTCCATAG
- a CDS encoding RHS repeat domain-containing protein: protein MTRRRRDFLGSSFFLTFFILFPTLGLAIPSFSADLSDREEDGLLGDVRSVETRESLLVQTDRYDPVGRLIERIQGGGETSQGLWPLRFVYTYDQAGRRTAEVVQDARGAVVKETRSVYDDRGNRSAELAAWGDGTFENVSLYEYDEAHRPIRGLHFNGVQVINRNLYAFDSAGRLVRERFERNYHYNAAGTQVVMTDRFDTGYEVAIVYDEQGHVREKVVSDLRSRPQGRSEFRYDEQGNQNEERIFNAKGQATDRKVYRYEYDAVGNWIKETLQWWAVADGRETLKQSSVRERSIIYH from the coding sequence ATGACGCGGCGTAGACGGGATTTTCTAGGTTCGTCCTTCTTCCTGACTTTCTTCATTCTTTTTCCCACGCTTGGCCTTGCCATACCCTCCTTCTCTGCCGATCTCTCCGATCGGGAGGAGGACGGGTTGCTGGGTGACGTCCGGTCCGTCGAAACCAGAGAGAGCCTGTTGGTGCAAACCGATCGGTACGATCCGGTCGGTCGCCTCATCGAGCGCATTCAGGGCGGCGGGGAGACATCTCAGGGGTTATGGCCGCTTCGATTTGTCTATACCTATGACCAGGCAGGAAGACGGACTGCCGAGGTTGTGCAGGATGCGCGGGGCGCCGTCGTGAAAGAGACGCGCTCGGTCTACGATGACCGCGGGAATCGGTCCGCCGAACTGGCAGCCTGGGGCGACGGCACGTTTGAGAACGTCTCCTTGTATGAATACGACGAAGCACATCGGCCGATCAGAGGGCTTCACTTCAATGGCGTGCAAGTGATCAATCGAAATCTCTATGCCTTCGACAGTGCCGGACGGCTGGTGCGTGAGCGGTTCGAACGAAACTATCACTACAATGCAGCCGGGACTCAGGTCGTCATGACCGATCGATTCGATACCGGGTATGAAGTCGCCATCGTCTATGATGAGCAGGGGCATGTTCGCGAGAAAGTCGTGTCCGATCTCCGGAGCCGACCACAGGGCCGTTCGGAGTTTCGCTACGACGAACAGGGCAATCAAAACGAAGAACGCATCTTCAATGCCAAGGGACAGGCCACGGACCGCAAAGTCTACCGCTACGAATACGACGCCGTGGGGAATTGGATCAAGGAAACGCTCCAGTGGTGGGCCGTGGCTGATGGCCGCGAGACGCTCAAGCAATCTTCTGTTCGCGAGCGGAGCATCATCTACCACTAA